A window from Primulina huaijiensis isolate GDHJ02 chromosome 13, ASM1229523v2, whole genome shotgun sequence encodes these proteins:
- the LOC140991915 gene encoding large ribosomal subunit protein uL14-like isoform X1, with amino-acid sequence MNLGLMLPSSFPERADIREARMSLGLPVAATVNCADNTGAKNLYIISVKGIKGRLNRLPSACVGDMVTATVKKGKPDLLKKVMPAVIVRQRKPWRLKDGVFMYFEGTAITDPIGKKCADLWARIASAANAIV; translated from the exons ATGAATTTGGGCCTAATGCTTCCTTCTTCTTTCCCGGAGAGGGCCGATATCAGAGAAGCGAG GATGTCACTTGGTCTGCCCGTGGCAGCGACGGTTAACTGCGCTGACAACACCGGGGCCAAGAATCTCTACATCATTTCCGTGAAGGGGATCAAGGGCCGTCTCAACAGGCTCCCCTCTGCTTGCGTCGGTGATATGGTTACGGCTACGGTCAAGAAGGGTAAGCCGGATCTCCTGAAGAAGGTGATGCCTGCAGTTATTGTCCGCCAACGCAAGCCGTGGCGCCTAAAAGATGGCGTCTTTATGTACTTTGAAG GGACTGCTATCACTGACCCAATCGGAAAGAAATGTGCGGACCTGTGGGCTCGAATTGCCAGTGCTGCCAATGCCATTGTTTAA
- the LOC140991915 gene encoding large ribosomal subunit protein uL14x/uL14z/uL14y-like isoform X2 — translation MNLGLMLPSSFPERADIREARMSLGLPVAATVNCADNTGAKNLYIISVKGIKGRLNRLPSACVGDMVTATVKKGKPDLLKKVMPAVIVRQRKPWRLKDGVFMYFEDNGGLIVNPIGEMKGTAITDPIGKKCADLWARIASAANAIV, via the exons ATGAATTTGGGCCTAATGCTTCCTTCTTCTTTCCCGGAGAGGGCCGATATCAGAGAAGCGAG GATGTCACTTGGTCTGCCCGTGGCAGCGACGGTTAACTGCGCTGACAACACCGGGGCCAAGAATCTCTACATCATTTCCGTGAAGGGGATCAAGGGCCGTCTCAACAGGCTCCCCTCTGCTTGCGTCGGTGATATGGTTACGGCTACGGTCAAGAAGGGTAAGCCGGATCTCCTGAAGAAGGTGATGCCTGCAGTTATTGTCCGCCAACGCAAGCCGTGGCGCCTAAAAGATGGCGTCTTTATGTACTTTGAAG ATAAT GGGGGTCTCATTGTTAATCCCATAGGCGAAATGAAAG GGACTGCTATCACTGACCCAATCGGAAAGAAATGTGCGGACCTGTGGGCTCGAATTGCCAGTGCTGCCAATGCCATTGTTTAA